The Bombus pascuorum chromosome 4, iyBomPasc1.1, whole genome shotgun sequence genomic interval TGAACAATCGAGAACCGCTTACacatacatagatacatatgtatgtaggtatatcgtatattcatatatatctCTCCCTATTTTCATCCTATTTTTTATCCTTCCTTCTTCTGAATGCTTATCTTGCGATTTACGCcagttttatgtatattttgaagAGAATATTCTGACTAGTGTACAGGATGCATCGCTTAACTGTCTCCATGATTTTTTAGGTCTATAATTTATCTCtgtaatttaacaaaaaaatgttttgaatACAAGTTAATCAACTTTCAATCGCTTATAAATTGcgatataagaaattttcaaaatttgttctCTCGCTAAAAAGTCAAGAATACCTTGACACTACGTATTTTTGACTTGATACTGTTACAACCGATATTAAGACAAGTTCAACGACCTACTGTATTATGACCTTGAAATGAATGTTGGAATATCGGCTTAATGAAGACAAATgcaatcgttaaaaattattttatttcaattaaattacacAGTTTAAAATGCTAAACTtcaataagaaaaatgttaagcgtattatgtacattattatgtacaattatatcatgttacgttatatacattattgcaAAAGAAGCATAAACAGCAGCGCACATCAATCCGCATATGTCAAGAAATTCGTTGTGGTAGCATTGTAATAGCAACCAATACAAATTTACTACATCGTTCGAAATTGTGCTTACAAAACTATGTGCTACAATTCGAATATTCATCATAATTGAATGCACAAAGGTACTGATATACTACATAAGGCCGTTTATGTTCCTTTTATAATGtgcatataattaatatttttgttattgaaGCCCaccattttgaaattttgatatgGATAATTTCAAGATTCACGGTCATGTCAAGATTATAGTATAGTAAGTCGCTGAACTTGTCTTAACATCAGCTACAACAATATCACTTCGAAAATACGCAATGTCATTTACAGCCTAAAAGTTAGAGTAAGTAGAAAAGTAAACAAGTTACAGGTAAGTTTAACTTTTTTGTCGAATAAacaaattctgaaaatttcttatattacaatttgtaAGCAATTAAAAGCTGATTAACTTTTATTCGGAACATTGTTTTGTCAAATTATCGGAAATGCTTGAGAATCATGGCGACTAATTACGTGCTGCACCTTGTATATCGTACGATTTGAAACCTCATTTCTGATTCataatcaattttcattccagcttcttgtttcttatattttacgtGTTCAAACGTCAGATTTTCAAGTTCATACATGCATATCTATTTTATGCAGTAGTGTAGACTACAGTAAGTACATACATACTGTATATGGTACTTAGACCACCTATTTTAACAAGTTTCATAACGAcgaataaacatatttttatgatttcccAGATTCGCGAGTTTTATTCAAATAGTGCGGTAAATAAAGTTCTGATCTAAACGTTATGGGGTATatatggaattatttaaagcgagtcaggaaaagaaaagaagtgaAAAAAGGAACTGAACTCTCtgtaatactaaatataataGTGAATGGCAGAAACTATGAAATAAGTAGatatattgtacaattatttgGTAGTAGCATTTTGAAAGAGTAAAAGTAGGTATGACAAACGAGAAACTAGATGTAAGAAGAATCAAGAAATGGAAAAGCcgaattataaaagaaaaatatcagtaATGTTGAAAAACTCAAATTCATTGCATGTCCACttgttcatttttcatttctttgtttttattcCTGTATTAGATCGCTTATTTGGTAATCTAACTTAACTAACTATTGCTACTACAATATATTAGCTTACTTTACTACAGAAGTTACGAATATTAATCGATAATTCAAATAGTGTACTCTCcgatattaaaagtaattcaTTAATCATATCAAATAAtcgcaaaaaataaatttataaaaaactCGGTTGATCTAGTGAAAGACTAACATCAtcatttcgtatttatttcgtatttatagcaaatatattttctgtttctgaAGTTTGCAAATATATGCTCAATTCAAcgattattgtttaatatctgttgtaatataaaaaaacatgCAACACATGAAAAAAGgcgaaattattcgaaatttgacACTACAAGATCCGTAGTTACAAACTTCTTCGTTTATTCGAATGATATTCTTTTACATAGTATGTATCTATATTgagaaactatatttttatttttaccacaaaactttaataattcaaatttaccATAAAGCTATAGTATTGGGTACGTGAATTAATTTGCTTTAGCATCGTAGTGATATTTCGCAAAAAGAAacgtttgttaattattttgtacaacAACAATATCGTTAATGTAGTAGTTGACATATCTTTGCTCGAACATAGTTAGCGTCTTCACACAAATTAAgaagtaaatagaaaatgaatatagctacatatacatacatgcattctccgtaatttaaataaaaatattaataaagattcTCAATGTATTGcaatacgtatacatatataattaatacaattccATAAACATGGAATTTATCAGCATAAACAATCCACGAAACTGTCGATCTcttaaatattcgttattcaaatatatttaatcaaatgaaagataaaatgaaagacAATTTCATTGGATAACCAAGTAATCaaataatcgaagaaaaaatcattttcttgtACAAATAAACTAcatcaattatataaaaatattttaactatcATATCCGTAACTACAGGAGCCGAAcatgatatatgtacatattatgtacCTAAATGaataatcatttttcaaatatttcatttaaataaaataacaaagtgGACTCGTTAGAAAGTAGCAAAAAAGAATTTCGTCAAATTTTTGTCAATGACTTTTTCTTGAACCGTGGCgatacgataaaaatgatGCTCTCTAATTGGTCAGAGATGCGTGGATCGTGCTGAAATTTACGTAACACGTGAATTCATATGTTACGATAATGAGACCGGCGATGACGACAACGTTGTGAGCCGAAACGCCTTGCTAAAAATTAAGAACATTCgtgattaaaattatcatcGATCGTGTGCTTCGAATgtagttgaaaaattaaagaaaaaatgaagaacgCAAAAATTGCCACAAGCAGCGTGAAAAAGTGCGAAAAGTgctatgaaaaatacaaaacacgTACTCTTGTTGTCGAACAGTTTTTGAAATCTACTGATCAAAATGATATTTTCGAAATCATACTTTGTCGCTCttgaattagaaattattcgaataacgtCGCCAAGAACATTCGTCAGGAACCATCTACTTATTCTCGTGATTACTTATCCGAACGATATTCCGAGAATCGTGAACGACGTTTCTTCTCCCACACAGCTACGGAAAAGCGAAGGAAACTGTACATATCTACAGAAACGTAAGGAGCTAATAAGACTTAGTATTAAGTCCTTAATTAGACCTTAGtttaaaatactttcgtaTGGAATAGAAATAGACACAGAATATTGAATGAAGAGTACATATTTAAGTATATcacgtaaaatatatatttcacgtTAAACGTAGTAACATCTACTTTTTACGCGACAGATTaagtatattctatatttaccGATACGTGTAAATGTATTGTTCTCAATATGTACTTCTTTCACAACAAAAACGTATTACGAAATCTATTATAATCGTATAAACGTATTAGACTCTATTTCAAGAAATGAtggttattttaattaaaaactgaatgtaatattaatgatGCGCTTATATCTGACTTcgagcaataaataaattcgaaataagTATTAAAAAGAACCGTTCGTTAAGCTTAATTACTCGATGGCAGTATTAGACATTTACCAATTCAAATGCATGTTTTATGAACAACAATCGTTAACAAATCGAAcctaaacaaatttaatttgattttgcatttatttgggttacaaataatattgcagGATTATTTAACAACGTAATGGTATTTACTCTTTATTAGAACTATCCTTACCTCGATTATCCTTGAATAATAGATGTACAAACCCGTGTATGTAAAATGTGTTTTctgtaaagaaatttatacttttgttGTCGTTATTACAATCAATAGGATatcatttaaagaattatttgaaaaaaaatctagttaaatagaatataagaTGTTTGATAGTGAAAATAGTACAGAGCAAAGACATTTTCTTGCTTAAATAAACTAgcgcaaatattttattcaaataatgcctaattttaaatttgttattaataacaattaacgatgaaattttcgttaTATAGGTAAATAGTAGATTGTATAATCACGAAAATCGTCAAGACAGATATTTAATTGtcaattgtattaaaaactGGATTAATTATCAGGTTTAACTATTAGAGTCCATTAGattaatgattaaatattaaaactctTTCTAATGTAAAAGTAATTTGTAATCACCAACCAACGATTAATTTCATCCATCGattaaatcgaacgaaatttttgATGACCAATACGGTCTTTTAACTATAAGTATTGGTCAATTcatcaaattaaaagtattaattaatcgatgcTCTTGAtatatatagcgctatatatataatttctatatgtaGAATTTTTTGGTAATAGTTCATGTgacgaataatttcattaactataataaaattatttatcgcaGAAATGATAATACTtgttagaatataaaattttacttgaaataatgttataatatgcatatacatatacacgtagatatatgtatgtatgaagTAATCGCGAATCTAAGTATGTATGCTTATGTGCATCTGTTCGCGTACAGGTTGGGTAAGCGATCCGAATGATGAGTTACGAATACATGATCTGGGATGAGACGAACGTTTATGATGGCACATCGATAAAACGTAACAAACGGAGAGAGACTAAAGAGAATGCATGTAGATGTGTGGTGGTATGTGAAAATTGAACCATATATGACAAAAATGcatgtgtacatatacataaaaagTCTGGTGTGATTGTTAcaagttaaaatattaatcgtaaGGATCATAAGGAATATCAATATTTGTACTTTATAGCATTATAACTTATTTCATGagattaacaaaattataaaattatcttctttctcttgCAGAATAATGCATCATCTTCGTATGGCCTAAGAAATGATAAAACgatcaaaattgaaattccgAAGATGGACAAATCACAAATCACGAGCGGTGTGTCCGGATGAGGTCTCCGTCGACCgtgatttaatttcataagGTCGGTGGGACTTTCGTCCGTTTGCAAGACTCGATGAGTACATcacgtataaatttctatttcttgtGTAAAATGATATGCGTATCAATGATAATTCAACGATAATTTTGCATTATTTCAAAACATCTACTATTAGGAATCAAATTCATTACGAattatatacacatgtattatgtatatatgtatatgtatatgtatatatatatttacaagttTATTAGCAATTACTTACTAATTCACTAGCTTGGTATTAAATTGGATATAGGGTATTCAAGAgattaaataaacgaaaaaaaaattatataaatccaTGTATATTCGATACTATCACCAGTTGGTTACAACAACATAACAAATTGGTTACAAGTAAGTAAAGATTGCTCTTTTGTGACATTCTCGCATATGCATATACATAAATGTGCAGGATATTCGAAACTGATTTGAGCATCATAGCGTTATTCTAAACCTCTGGAACGGCGAAGATCTGCGAAAGAAAGTAGCAGCGAACTTGACTTCGAGCTTAAAATTCAAAGTCGAATTATTTTATGGGCGAATCTGTAGAAAGATTAACTACTCTccaatttcgatgatttttggaTACATTgtaaaaatcgatattttgaataaCTTTTTCCTACGTACAGAAGGGATGGATTCGCTTAGTCTTTGAGATATTTGCGAAAAACTGCTAGTACCACTACAGTGAATTATGCCTATAGCGTATGCGTCAGTGTTGGTTGCCGCCGCCGGCCACTTATCTGCCGTTTATAAACTAGGATCGAGCGAGTTTAAAGGCATTTTGCACAATGTACATATGCGAGGCTTCAAAAGTCGGTTAcaactttataacttataacttaaTTAAAGGTAAATATCATCATCATGAAAGTCATCATCGATCGATTCACCAACTTTTTCATCGTTTAAAGTCAATACGTAATCTTCGGGAGATCTGGAGTATCCACGCGCAACGGTAGATGCTATTTTTCTCTGTACGTTACGAATGAAATGTGTCGAGAAATAATGGAACTTCTTCCCCAAAAGAACGGTTGAATTGCGATCTATGGTTCCTTTGAGATTTTTGACCCTCATGATGTGTGAAAAACAATGCGGAGGTGTAGAATAACGCTCTAATGCTCGTTACAAATCACTTCCGATCATcctgtacatacgtatatatgtatatatactatcTTTCggtatttaaattcaatagaCCAGTTTCTGATATAAAATGCATTATCTCCAAGTagtttatttggaaaatactTGTATGTTGTATTAatgaacaataaaaatatacgatgaTACCAATGATTAGACTACAAATTATACAtctataatattgtaattccACCTAACATGAATGTGAGAATTCAATTGCTTTTAAGCATTTTTCGTTAAGTGAgcgttaaattattacaattccATTGTTTCATTCTTCATTAGTACGTTTTTGGAGGTAAATTAATCATCTTCTGTTATAAGCAAGGCAAAGCACAACGTGAAATCGTATCATACATAGATATCGCATTACGGTGCAATATCTctttgaaagaaacaaaaaggatAATCATGTATCCAATAAAATGGAAAgcgtaaaaaaaatgttaaactaTCGCGATACGCAATGAGTCTTACGAAAAATTAAGATGAATCTAAGAAAAGGTATTCCAAAAATAATCGCAgatgttaaaaaatacttaatcTTTTATGACTAATAGCTAAAATGGTTAGCATTTATCCCTACAAGAAGTTATGTTAAAAGAATCGAATTTGtgtgaaaatgaataaattgaaacttatcatttttcattgaaaaatattgttaattatataatttatggaaaaatactgcttattttttatattataataaatattacgtacCTTTTATAAAtggaaacaaattaaatatacatacatgcatatatttgttttaaataaaaagattatagTTGAAAGAAAGTTAAACATTGCATTAAATCTGAGAAAACATACTGGTTGGTTTTTATcatgaattattatatctaatacAACCATAGATCGTTTGTGATGTAACATGGACGAAAAGTTTGCAGCAGAAATTCGCAAAGTGCGGAACTGTGTAATATCTTTGTTCTCTCATCGGTATCGCTGGAACCTGCACTAAAATGGTATCATTTCTTTGGAACACGCAGCCATCACGCGGCAATCGACTGAAGATTATCCACGAATGCATGACGTCCCCCGAACACTCGTCGCATGAACATAAACCATTTCAAGTATGTAAGTAACATTCTCATTATTCTGTCATCGAACATTTCACAGTTTTCGTCTTGAACTATTCTCTCAGTACAGAGTGAATTCCATTTAACTGATTTAATAGTAGCGCAAATAAGAGTAAGTTTCAtttagtacatatatatatttatataccgtataagtaaatttctatcaaaatacaaaaaatttgatCAATACCTACTATATTGAAtcgaattattgaattttgtcgAGATTAATACGCGCATGACCATCGAtgtgtatttttatgataCAATCGGAGAGAcagtaattctatataaaaaaaaataaaagatattaatatagaCTGAAGTTTattcgtataacgtttcattttccacGAAATTATTCTCAAAACAATCCGATTTTACAGTAATTGAAACCTTAAAAGTAACTAATTTTCTGTAACAACAgacgttatttatttctatcacaCAGTTGCTTAACAATAATAAGgtgtaatacatatatatatatatatttaaactttagaccaaaaattatatttttcaaaataatttgataaaaattatgctTTAGAGATTTACATAGAGTTTTATCTCACGTCTGTGCTAATACTTCTGTTCATCACTGTATATGGTTCACTACTTATAATTTTGagattatgaaaatatcaGATACAATGTTGACAAACTGtttcaatatattatgtgttgTATTATACGTACAATATAAGCAAGCAGGAGGTGATgctttatgtaaaaatacaaattttattatccgaaatttttttaaaattctttcgttgtaaattattatatgtatacatataattaattaattattatattatattatattatattatatattatatatatgtattttgtaattggattattttatttttcctatttcgTTTCAGTTCTCGTTTAAAATTgccaaagaaatatttatggtAATTCAGAAAAGCTTCATGTGTACACTATTTACAAATCtaatatcattataattattgcTTACAAgtgaaatatacaaatgtattcTTCTGATGaagtatataaaaacaattaccATGGAATTTCACCGCCTTATTTTGTATCActaattaagaaaagaaactaaTACCGATAAGATTTCATGTAATCGAAACATGTTTCAATTCGAAACCGTACAAGTTAATTACAGTAcagtaaaacgaaaaatggaCTTCTTAAttgtaaacattattttatatggcatatattaataatttcttgacaatttttcttcaagaatcttatcaaatttatgtacatattttataaattttcccCTACGTGATCGTTATTAAAGGAgcattaatacatatttatttatcacgatTTAttgttatgtttattatatttataacatccACTATGTTTTTCTaactttgttttatatttgattcatATTGCTGACAATATACTTCTCTTTTAAATTATGcgttatcataaaatatacatgaaTCAGTCACACTGAAGATCATCTGTTCTTTAAAAcagaataacttttttaaaattgggCTAGACGATTTGagtttttttagaaattaggtgaattagtttattaaatgacatataaaaacaatttttaaaaaattataattgtttaaaatcgcaaagaaaataataaaggtCGCCTTTTACAACTTTTTTATCTGATcctgtaatgaaaattttaaaaacacattttGTAGATTAATCTCAATTATGTATATGCTGAAAGTTTCATCGAAGTCAACGTTGCTGTGAGCTACGCTAAATTCTCATTATTTTGTCATTTCTgtactttattttactttatttcctaattcataatatttttgtttattttgtattttacagctttaatcgtttttaaaaatttcctgTTGccagattaaaatataaaatcatatgACAAAATGTTTTCTATGACAAAAGCATCGAAGGATAACTTAGTTCAGAGTGAAGTTCATTTGGAATCAAAAGATACTtcgataattatgaaaaaatcaataaataccGCAGCTTTTTCTCTTGAAAATTGTCAAATTACGAATGACAGTTACGAAATGAaagcaaaacaaaaaaagttgaaagaaagtgaaaaacaagaaaaaacgcaaatagaaattgaaagtCCGAAAGTTTCAAAATCAGAATACCAGCAAATGAAGCCTTCAATCGCAGaatcaaaaaatattgaattcaGAGTGGAAAAACTTAAAACAGAAGACAAAGAGTCAAAAAGTTTTAGCGATATTACTTTACATCAAACCAATGTTCCAGAATACAAAATGATTCCCATTGCTGATAAATTTGTAAGTTTCAATCATACATAATGCATCATAATAATTACTTATCATTTTACTAATAATTGCGACATTTTCTTTTGAATGGTAAAAGACAATCTAAATTTAAGCCTTTATATAGATttgtatttatcatatttgtcaacattttcgtaatatttttataatatacgaaTTTTATATGTACTAAGTCATTTAAGTAATCAAATACTGTTAACGTATTTTCAGGATTTTCAAAAACCCTCGAATGTTGCTGTTCCTCGAAAATGTCCTCCCCTTTCTAGTCCACTATTGAGTGAACGTTCACTTGTTTTAACCACGCATCTTGTACCTTCGCTACCAATTAGCTTATTCGAAGTGCTTGTAGAAGCAATCGAAGTTGCTACCGAAAAACCTGTAGTACTGTTGTATGAACCCAGAAGTGACAGACCAGTTGCAAAAGAAGTTGTGGATATtggtatgttattattattatctcaATCTAATTTTCatatgtaataatgtataacgaccTTTCCGTtaattctttcctttcctatCATTCTACCTACATAAATACGTATGTAATGTATGTGAAAACTATTAAGTTGTAATCAAATAATAgagtaaattcatatttttcagcTATCTTATCAGCAAGTGCAGACTGGGAAGATGGTGAACTTCTACCTGTGAGTTTCTGTTTCGAACATCATCTTAATAAAGACAATTCATCATGCATTTATGCTGATGTTGTTGTAGCTACAGACCGCGCGCTACACGTACAAGtaaatatcaaattcaaatatataattgtagttacaactaaataaaaatacaagtacATTGATTTGAGAAAGGTTTTTATAGGATATTACAGATCTTCGCGGTCATAGATGTTCTCTCCcagatcgaaagaaaaatagtggAGTAGCAgcattgttatttaattacttataCACGAAAGGTGAAAGCCCAGCTTTTTTCGGCAACATGCTTGGTtcgtatattacattaaaagcatggtttttattttcagtatactataaaaatgaataaaagaattataaattcaattttcagatGCTGATACACAGATTGCTGCTTTACAAATGGTTGCAGGAAAACAAGCAGAAGTTGGAATTTTAGAATCTCCTGTTATTAAGTGCCACAAAAACACATTACCAGGAATCAATTCGCTTCATATTTTAACAAGTTTAGGACCTTTACCACCTTATCGCATCATGATAAAGAAAACACTTTCAGGTACAAAAGTTTTAGGCGTAAAAATTTATAGGACGTATTTCATTCAtgctataatttttttatgcaatgaattatgatttttacttttcattatatttgtaGACGTcctcaaaagaaaaattacaacttacttactaaatataaatcaaGACAGAGAATGGATAGATAGATTCGCTCCTTTTGGGATTACTAGATTTGctacaaattttgaaaaattatacaacCTCGACAGTGTAAAACCTGTAATTACAAGTGTACCGTACTACTAAGATTATgttattcgtattatttataGGCATATGcataattatacatacatcacttattatttttacatcttttgcATTCTTTCCTCACACattaaaagtttaataaatatgacattcaaataatgatttttcatatgtacaaattactttaaaatattttcgcaCGAGCAAATTCTTGCAATATCCAATAATGTTTTACGAGTATCGATAACAgtcagaaatttataattagaaattaaagaaattgattCGGTGGTATTATCATCACCAAAAATTTGGAGGTAGTTGACCATCAGGAGGGGATATAGAACCTTTTGCTAAGCTATTTCTCAAAAATTCTTCAAGTCGTACCAATGGACCACTCCCGATAGATCCTACATTTTTCATGCGTGGATAATATTCTTCcgacaataaaattaacaacTTATAGAATTGTTTTGGATAAGCAATCCATAATGTGTTTCCAGCAACTTCAAGCATATCCAATAAGAAAGTTGCACAAAGATCTGATATTTCTTTTCGCGGTTctgaaacaaaattacaaaatattactgAGACTCCAATACAATTTTCTGTAACTTTCTAGATATCTATATTACCAAAATTTAAAATAGCAGCCAACCATCGCCATGCATTTTGGAGTCCATGTGGATTAGTTTTAGCAATTCCTTTCCTTTGAGTAGTGATAGTAATAGAAGCATACAGTCTCATTAAACCGGACattcttttcaaaaatttatcatgCTTTTCAATTGTGCCATCTTCAGCATATTTATAacccattaatttataataatcatCATCCGATTGTCCTACCATTCTTGGCATAAAGATAGGAACCGTAAATGGGCAAACA includes:
- the LOC132905951 gene encoding uncharacterized protein LOC132905951 is translated as MFSMTKASKDNLVQSEVHLESKDTSIIMKKSINTAAFSLENCQITNDSYEMKAKQKKLKESEKQEKTQIEIESPKVSKSEYQQMKPSIAESKNIEFRVEKLKTEDKESKSFSDITLHQTNVPEYKMIPIADKFDFQKPSNVAVPRKCPPLSSPLLSERSLVLTTHLVPSLPISLFEVLVEAIEVATEKPVVLLYEPRSDRPVAKEVVDIAILSASADWEDGELLPVSFCFEHHLNKDNSSCIYADVVVATDRALHVQDITDLRGHRCSLPDRKKNSGVAALLFNYLYTKGESPAFFGNMLDADTQIAALQMVAGKQAEVGILESPVIKCHKNTLPGINSLHILTSLGPLPPYRIMIKKTLSDVLKRKITTYLLNINQDREWIDRFAPFGITRFATNFEKLYNLDSVKPVITSVPYY